In the Mytilus trossulus isolate FHL-02 chromosome 1, PNRI_Mtr1.1.1.hap1, whole genome shotgun sequence genome, one interval contains:
- the LOC134722491 gene encoding carbonic anhydrase-like encodes MELQNLFFLLILITQALGASYNYDSNGDDWTDGVCSTGTSQSPINIVLSSATVDTSLGEFTLTNYNDNSKYGNIKNNGHTIQVDMADDTVTLNGGGLDGGPFNLAQFHFHWGTSDSTGSEHTVDGKQSPLEIHFVHYKASLTDLGTAAGTPEGLAVLGFFFEVYPSDNANLDPFLDAVTSVANKDQTATLSSPPVISAIFQNVNTSLFVRYSGGLTTPGCNEVVQWTVFTEKIAISSAQLAKIRLSYQESSGTTLIGKNYRSTQGLNSRTVKISYDPDISAASILTQNMLFLLLSAIVGFLY; translated from the exons ATGGAactacaaaatttattttttcttcttattttaattaCACAAGCATTAGGAGCAA GTTATAATTATGACAGTAATGGAGATG atTGGACTGATGGAGTTTGTTCTACAGGGACTAGTCAGTCACCAATCAACATAGTTCTTTCGTCAGCTACAGTCGACACTTCACTTGGAGAATTTACCCTTACAAACTATAATGATAACAGCAAATATGGAAATATTAAGAATAACGGACACACAA TTCAAGTTGATATGGCAGACGACACTGTTACTTTGAATGGTGGAGGACTAGACGGTGGACCGTTTAATTTGGCACAGTTTCATTTCCACTGGGGAACATCAGATTCAACGGGTTCCGAGCACACGGTTGATGGAAAACAGTCTCCACTTGAA ATTCATTTTGTACATTACAAAGCGTCATTAACTGACCTTGGTACTGCAGCTGGAACCCCAGAAGGTCTAGCTGTCCTTGGATTTTTTTTCGAG GTGTATCCATCAGACAACGCCAACCTTGATCCCTTCCTTGACGCAGTAACTAGCGTTGCAAATAAAG atcaaACCGCTACTTTGTCATCACCGCCTGTAATTAGcgcaatatttcaaaatgttaatacATCATTGTTCGTGAGATACAGTGGAGGTTTAACAACACCAGGGTGTAACGAAGTTGTTCAGTGGACAGTTTTCACTGAGAAAATTGCAATCTCAAGTGCTCAA TTGGCCAAGATCAGACTCAGCTACCAGGAATCCTCTGGGACAACACTTATTGGAAAAAATTACCGTTCAACTCAGGGTCTTAATTCTCGTACCGTCAAAATCTCATATGACCCCGACATAAGTGCTGCATCAATTCTTACTCAAAATATGCTGTTTTTGTTACTGTCAGCTATTGTAGGATTTTTATACTGA